From Paenibacillus polymyxa, the proteins below share one genomic window:
- a CDS encoding DUF1146 family protein, with amino-acid sequence MNGKQQLAEQLSQSASMTALISMIVSLVCIALAWWALQSLKLDLLIRQPKGPQGRLLHLFLAIILGQLVSGFLLNYISWSQML; translated from the coding sequence ATGAACGGGAAGCAGCAGTTGGCTGAACAGTTAAGTCAATCGGCGAGTATGACCGCGCTGATCTCCATGATCGTATCGCTCGTCTGTATAGCGTTAGCTTGGTGGGCTTTGCAAAGCTTAAAGCTGGATTTGTTAATCCGGCAACCCAAAGGACCGCAGGGCAGATTGCTGCACTTGTTTCTTGCTATAATTTTGGGACAGTTGGTTTCTGGTTTCTTGTTGAACTACATCTCTTGGAGCCAGATGCTCTAG
- the murA gene encoding UDP-N-acetylglucosamine 1-carboxyvinyltransferase, with the protein MSKFIVRGGNRLTGSVKVSGAKNSVLPIIAASLLGEEGESVIMDAPPLDDVMTINKVLESLGAGVTYQDEVIRVDARKIISCEAPYEWVRKMRASFLVMGPLLTRLGRTRISLPGGCAIGTRPIDQHLKGFEALGAEISLGQGFIEAKSNGRLRGAKVYLDVASVGATENIMMAATLAEGVTTIENAAKEPEIVDLANFLNGMGAKVRGAGTGVIRIEGVEKLHGVKHTVIPDRVEAGTYMVAAAITGGNVYVEGAISDHLGPVISKMEEMGVTIQPDENGIRVIADKPLKAVDVKTLPYPGFPTDMQSQMMALQLAAEGTSIITETVFENRFMHVDEFHLMNAEIKVEGRSAIVTGNAKLTGAKVTSTDLRAGAALILTGLIAEGTTEVSGVHHIDRGYVHLAEKLTGLGADIYRVTVDESKLDHSASTERVVAEETSGNLFKKIQPSLA; encoded by the coding sequence ATGAGCAAATTTATCGTCCGCGGTGGCAACAGATTGACCGGGAGTGTCAAAGTCAGCGGAGCCAAAAACTCAGTTCTGCCGATCATCGCCGCTTCTCTGTTAGGAGAAGAAGGAGAAAGTGTTATTATGGATGCACCTCCTCTAGACGATGTGATGACCATTAATAAAGTGCTGGAGTCCTTAGGAGCAGGCGTTACATACCAAGACGAGGTCATTCGTGTTGACGCGCGGAAGATAATTTCCTGTGAAGCCCCTTACGAGTGGGTTAGGAAAATGCGCGCATCATTTTTGGTTATGGGGCCATTGCTTACACGTTTGGGACGTACAAGAATCTCGCTTCCAGGCGGATGCGCAATTGGAACAAGACCTATTGATCAGCATTTGAAGGGGTTCGAAGCGTTGGGCGCCGAGATAAGCTTGGGCCAGGGCTTTATTGAAGCTAAAAGTAACGGTCGTCTGCGCGGAGCTAAAGTTTATTTGGATGTAGCCAGCGTAGGAGCAACCGAGAATATTATGATGGCCGCTACTCTTGCTGAGGGCGTAACTACCATTGAGAATGCTGCTAAGGAACCTGAGATCGTTGATCTCGCCAACTTCCTGAATGGCATGGGAGCCAAAGTACGCGGTGCAGGCACAGGCGTGATTCGTATAGAAGGCGTCGAGAAGCTGCATGGTGTAAAACATACGGTCATTCCCGACCGGGTAGAAGCAGGTACTTATATGGTTGCTGCTGCGATCACAGGCGGGAACGTATATGTAGAAGGCGCAATATCCGATCATTTGGGACCGGTTATATCCAAGATGGAAGAAATGGGTGTAACGATTCAACCCGATGAAAATGGTATTCGTGTCATTGCGGATAAGCCGCTAAAGGCCGTTGATGTTAAAACGCTGCCTTATCCTGGTTTTCCAACTGATATGCAGTCTCAGATGATGGCACTTCAACTTGCCGCTGAAGGAACGAGCATCATTACGGAAACTGTGTTTGAAAATCGTTTCATGCATGTGGATGAATTTCATCTCATGAATGCGGAAATTAAGGTCGAAGGTCGTTCGGCGATTGTAACTGGCAATGCTAAGTTGACGGGCGCGAAAGTAACCTCGACAGATTTGCGTGCAGGTGCTGCGTTAATTCTGACTGGACTTATTGCAGAAGGTACAACGGAGGTATCTGGCGTTCATCACATCGATCGTGGTTACGTTCATTTGGCTGAAAAACTGACTGGATTGGGAGCGGATATTTACAGAGTGACTGTAGATGAATCCAAACTGGATCATTCGGCCAGCACAGAGCGCGTTGTGGCAGAAGAAACGTCAGGGAATCTGTTCAAGAAGATTCAACCTTCCCTCGCCTAA
- the spoIID gene encoding stage II sporulation protein D: protein MKDSQVRIRIPIHHPKEHRQASLAKESSGSIATSLQKNKLMQQQPGTTGALPPIAKTHRRTTALTSTLHTVGAMLPDAETATSNTGDASRIQGAQPHLRPTSGRAPRWGSRRPWLPFAAMAGVLVLAMAVPALMAWPRQAVQPLPSGSRTAAPAQPNTAAKSEAPVTRLPGVPPMPAVPAAPARSVPAAAEPDVRVYVTSTGRTETLPLEQYIVGVVAAEMPPSFEEEALKAQAIAARTFITRRLLADDTSGAPAGADVTDTVKHQAYISKAKLTREWEHSGKSADLTKIRQAVRDTKDTIMVYDGKPITASFFSTSNGYTENSEDVWAKAVPYLRSVSSPWDKQLAPRFTETVTLSRQSLFDRLGLSRAAVTASTGGGSMPEIRILSKTEGHRIKKIEVGGSLFTGPEIRNKLGLRSAEFTWKTEGDRIAITTYGYGHGVGMSQWGANGMAKEGHTATQILLHYYTGISFANASRILS, encoded by the coding sequence ATGAAAGATTCACAGGTTCGCATCCGTATACCAATACATCATCCTAAGGAACATCGCCAGGCCTCACTTGCGAAGGAAAGCTCTGGCTCTATAGCAACTTCGTTGCAGAAAAATAAGCTTATGCAGCAGCAGCCAGGCACAACAGGCGCATTGCCGCCTATCGCCAAGACCCATCGGCGTACCACAGCGTTGACTTCCACTTTACACACTGTCGGTGCGATGCTTCCTGATGCTGAAACAGCGACCAGTAACACAGGCGACGCAAGCAGGATACAGGGAGCGCAGCCGCATCTGCGACCTACATCCGGGCGAGCCCCGCGTTGGGGGAGCCGCCGCCCATGGCTGCCCTTTGCCGCCATGGCAGGGGTGCTGGTGCTTGCCATGGCGGTGCCCGCACTAATGGCATGGCCACGCCAGGCAGTGCAGCCTTTGCCGTCTGGGAGCCGCACAGCCGCACCCGCGCAGCCTAATACGGCGGCAAAGAGCGAGGCGCCCGTTACGCGCCTGCCGGGTGTCCCGCCGATGCCGGCCGTACCGGCTGCTCCAGCGCGCAGCGTGCCGGCTGCGGCAGAGCCGGACGTGCGGGTGTACGTCACGTCTACTGGCCGGACGGAGACACTGCCTTTGGAGCAATACATTGTCGGCGTAGTAGCAGCTGAAATGCCGCCCAGCTTTGAGGAAGAGGCATTGAAGGCACAGGCCATTGCCGCGCGTACCTTCATTACCCGGCGTTTGTTGGCTGATGATACCAGTGGTGCCCCGGCGGGCGCAGATGTGACAGATACCGTTAAACACCAGGCTTACATCTCCAAAGCTAAACTTACTAGAGAATGGGAGCATTCTGGTAAATCCGCAGATCTGACTAAAATTCGTCAGGCTGTACGCGACACCAAGGATACAATCATGGTATATGATGGCAAACCCATTACAGCTTCTTTTTTTTCTACCAGCAACGGCTATACCGAAAATTCAGAGGATGTATGGGCGAAGGCCGTGCCCTATTTACGAAGTGTGTCCAGTCCATGGGACAAGCAGTTGGCTCCTCGTTTTACAGAAACCGTTACACTGAGCCGTCAGAGCTTGTTCGATAGATTAGGATTGAGTCGTGCTGCGGTCACTGCTTCTACTGGAGGGGGGAGTATGCCAGAGATTCGTATACTCTCCAAAACAGAAGGGCATCGCATCAAAAAGATTGAGGTGGGAGGTTCGCTCTTTACGGGACCGGAGATTCGTAACAAACTAGGGCTACGATCGGCTGAATTTACGTGGAAGACCGAGGGGGATCGGATTGCTATAACGACCTACGGTTATGGTCATGGCGTCGGTATGAGTCAGTGGGGAGCCAACGGAATGGCCAAGGAAGGCCATACTGCCACTCAGATTCTTCTTCACTATTATACTGGCATTTCTTTTGCGAATGCCTCTCGTATTCTAAGTTAG
- a CDS encoding M23 family metallopeptidase, which yields MSEQNKNQNQNHEDTPKTFQGGRASRPSSWKKLLSKRWAYPAAYIAAAAIILTLVWVYQDASHKSFKPDPASPSVQSTSAVSTDVNEQQPESVEVVAQSENIAWPVADASAVQVVKPFFDENATADEQAAAMVEYDKTFTANTGIDLSRSDDQAFEVRAALSGKVSRVEQHPLVGNVVEITHDNNLKTVYQSLSDLKVKEGDQVKQNDVIASAGRNELEKDLKTHLHFEVYQDDKPVNPTGLLPKK from the coding sequence ATGAGTGAACAAAATAAAAACCAGAACCAAAATCATGAAGATACACCCAAAACCTTTCAGGGTGGAAGAGCTTCACGGCCGTCTTCGTGGAAAAAGCTGTTGTCCAAAAGGTGGGCATACCCGGCAGCCTACATTGCCGCAGCAGCCATTATACTAACCTTAGTGTGGGTCTATCAGGATGCTAGCCATAAGTCTTTCAAACCTGACCCAGCTAGTCCATCGGTACAAAGCACAAGCGCAGTGAGTACCGATGTTAACGAACAACAACCAGAAAGTGTGGAGGTTGTTGCTCAGTCGGAAAATATCGCATGGCCGGTGGCAGATGCTAGCGCAGTGCAGGTCGTTAAGCCTTTCTTTGACGAAAACGCGACGGCTGATGAGCAAGCGGCAGCTATGGTAGAGTACGATAAAACATTTACCGCTAACACCGGGATTGACCTTTCTCGGTCCGACGATCAAGCGTTTGAAGTGAGAGCTGCACTGAGTGGGAAAGTATCCCGTGTGGAACAACATCCGCTGGTAGGTAACGTCGTAGAAATCACGCATGATAATAATCTCAAAACAGTGTACCAAAGCTTGAGCGATCTGAAAGTAAAAGAAGGCGATCAAGTGAAACAAAATGATGTGATTGCTTCAGCAGGTCGCAATGAGCTCGAAAAGGATTTGAAAACACATCTGCATTTTGAAGTGTACCAGGATGACAAGCCGGTGAATCCAACAGGTCTGCTTCCTAAAAAATAA